From Anopheles funestus chromosome 3RL, idAnoFuneDA-416_04, whole genome shotgun sequence, a single genomic window includes:
- the LOC125771670 gene encoding unconventional myosin-Va isoform X2 — protein MRFCTDFTQPACLFSLSSGGVWTCCSRVPRLAASVSSSKIYRLATFTRPLSTIMSSTELYVKDARVWIPHPETVWEGAVVAEDYKQDDTLLKLVTDRGVEHTVQLKSTADLPPLRNPAILIGQNDLTALSYLHEPDVLYNLEVRFCDRQAIYTYCGIVLVAINPYAELPLYGADLIRAYRGHAMGELEPHIFAVSEEAYAKLEREKCDISIIVSGESGAGKTVSAKYAMRYFAAVGGSESETHIEKKVLASSPIMEAIGNAKTTRNDNSSRFGKFTKLLFLNNHSMALTGGTMQTYLLEKSRVVFQAPGERNYHIFYQLCAGRDQWPELMLDHQDKFHFLNQGQSPNINKLSDKDQFEDTLTALKTLGFDDAEIGDIMKVIASVLHLGNVVFNHRQKSQTQEVDSEACSIASNDLHLNVACDILQLDRVELRKWLVTRQIESMNDSVLIPMNKQTAEATRDALAKHIYAELFQHIVQKINRNLAGSKKQTCCFIGVLDIYGFETFDINSFEQFCINYANEKLQQQFNQHVFKLEQEQYLREGIEWKMIDFYDNQPCIDLIEAKLGILDLLDEECRMPRGSDESWVGKLMEKCSKYKHFDRPRFGTSAFLIKHFSDTVQYESRGFLEKNRDTVSRELVSVLKASGMRLCQRLMLAQEEGHSDADAKAQAAGVKIMHSVEKKKKPVTQKQQRKTVGSQFRESLTQLITTLHNTTPHYVRCIKPNDDKAPFKWEAPKIVQQLRACGVLETVRISAAGFPSRWKYEDFYERYRLLCKRLQIVDWHVKATCTNIVRNWLHDPDKYRLGNTQIFFRAGQVAYLEQVRSETRKKHIIVVQSLIRRFICRRRYMRLKQTALGLQRHARGMLARKRADNLRKNRAAIIIQRYTRGWLQRKKYLQIRKAVLELQTRARSYMARRKFHEVLDNYKATQIQRFCRGYLARRRYRARLANIIKCQAAIRRFLARRAFKRLKAEARTVAHIQKMYKGLENKIIELQQRHDVLSKENAALKKQNVEVVEMRQKLEAMKRLENELKLLQLQLVQKDEKLLLSIKQLEGERDEKMQLLEEKQREEENRQQERETFEQEIAKVRREVTEISAVTQIERARLVSQADTEEIHAAYQRTVKDKDALENENVALRQEVRRLQRIMADSHELKTHSRSVSNASSTNEEDYGYTSGRNTLDIRRASPHPYEGDIGSGLATVASGGSLSRGTQRSGSGSVSSNYSVSSTIVASHGERKDEKRHPFIDYERVYRTPPDTIGMLKDPSDSTVGDSPEKDQTAIILRMRKLFEEEKSKSDQLRKELARLKKSSTFSTEDSIRASELEVENEKLRQDYNLLRNSIKRGVESREMDAQYGALQEELKRRREECISLKAVLAQQSQSLRSLGQTTNGETSLRIHDEGELMEAFQAQKLVNRQLESELRAITDANNETLVENNRIIDGLKSENGELQTILQQRVEQVGEEVDLETVRQNEQYLRHELKKSTAAYVELQEQLNELLAKNTELLKKNNILSNRLRDHGLNDSILMNDEFHSMVAVVKKQTQSSQGILKYRQEDESKIMQRLVTDLKPRVAVTLAPSLPAYVVFMCIRYTDLVNMDQLVRSLLTRFVQMIKRLYRGANSVEVRVMWLANTLTLHNLMKQFGGYKDYMKYNTDVQNAQQLKNFDLAEYRQVIHETIVSMHGVLIRQIQESIKQYIVPAILHHDETARGKSRRTMSLDISPEQGRSEPELLVQQLDCLYNHLSSFGLEGCYIEQIFKQLMYYICAVSVNNLMVRGDLCMWKTGMKLRYNMGCLEGWVRTMKMDPDVMKPFVPLNQISSILQARKSEEDVPTLLELSTALSTAQVLKIIKSYKTDDCENQIKPAFIEKLTKQLNLRSEQAESDTYMMAEDIVSPLVVLFKYTEMNLEDIDLPPELNLEGLVTKI, from the exons ATGCGATTCTGCACTGACTTTACTCAACCTGCTTGTTTGTTCTCTCTCAGTTCTGGTGGCGTATGGACGTGCTGCTCGCGTGTGCCTCGTTTAGCTGCTTCAGTTTCAAGTTCTAaa ATTTATCGTCTTGCAACGTTCACCAGACCCTTAAGCACAATCATGTCGTCGACGGAGCTGTACGTGAAG GATGCACGCGTTTGGATTCCACACCCGGAAACAGTATGGGAAGGAGCGGTTGTGGCCGAAGACTACAAGCAGGATGATACACTGCTCAAGCTCGTCACCGATCGTGGCGTAGAGCACACGGTACAGCTTAAAAGCACAGCGGATCTTCCCCCGCTACGTAATCCGGCCATTCTAATTGGACAAAATGATCTCACGGCACTTTCATACCTGCACGAGCCGGACGTGCTGTACAATCTGGAGGTACGGTTCTGCGATCGGCAAGCCATCTACACGTACTGCGGTATCGTACTGGTTGCCATCAATCCATACGCCGAGCTACCACTCTATGGTGCCGATCTTATCCGAGCGTACCGGGGGCACGCGATGGGCGAACTGGAGCCTCACATTTTTGCAGTGTCCGAGGAAGCGTACGCGAAGCTCGAGCGGGAAAAATGTGACATCAGCATCATTGTTAGTGGTGAATCGGGTGCCGGTAAGACGGTTTCAGCAAAGTACGCGATGCGATACTTTGCCGCTGTCGGTGGCAGCGAATCGGAGACACATATCGAAAAGAAGGTACTCGCCAGCAGTCCCATCATGGAAGCGATCGGGAATGCGAAAACCACACGAAACGACAACAGCTCCCGGTTTGGCAAGTTCACGAAGCTGCTGTTTCTCAACAACCATTCCATGGCGTTAACCGGTGGCACAATGCAGACGTATCTGTTGGAGAAATCTCGCGTCGTATTTCAGGCACCGGGTGAACGGAACTATCACATCTTTTATCAACTGTGTGCCGGGCGTGATCAATGGCCCGAACTGATGCTGGATCATCAGGATAAGTTTCATTTCCTAAACCAAGGACAATCGCCCAATATTAATAAACTGTCGGATAAGGATCAGTTTGAGGATACGCTCACGGCGCTTAAAACGCTCGGTTTCGATGATGCGGAGATAGGTGATATCATGAAAGTGATCGCATCGGTACTACATCTGGGCAATGTGGTGTTTAACCACAGGCAGAAAAGTCAAACACAGGAAGTGGACAGTGAGGCCTGCTCGATCGCTAGTAACGATCTGCATCTGAACGTTGCCTGTGATATTTTGCAGCTTGATCGGGTGGAGCTGCGTAAGTGGCTGGTAACGCGACAGATCGAATCGATGAACGATAGCGTGCTGATACcgatgaacaaacaaacagcagaaGCGACACGAGACGCCCTGGCAAAGCACATCTATGCGGAATTGTTTCAGCATATAGTGCAGAAGATCAATCGCAACTTAGCTGGCAGTAAGAAGCAAACTTGTTGCTTCATAG GTGTTCTCGACATCTAtggttttgaaacatttgacATAAACTCATTTGAGCAGTTTTGCATAAATTACGCAAACGAGAagctgcagcagcagtttAATCAGCATGTGTTTAAGCTGGAACAAGAGCAATACCTACGTGAAGGTATCGAATGGAAGATGATCGACTTTTACGACAATCAACCGTGCATTGATCTGATCGAAGCGAAGCTCGGTATTCTGGATCTGCTGGACGAGGAATGTCGTATGCCGCGGGGTAGTGATGAGTCCTGGGTTGGCAAGCTGATGGAAAAGTGTAGCAAGTACAAACACTTCGATCGGCCCCGGTTCGGTACGAGTGCGTTCCTGATCAAACACTTCTCCGACACGGTGCAGTATGAGTCGCGTGGCTTTTTGGAGAAGAACCGTGATACCGTATCGCGGGAGCTTGTTAGCGTGCTAAAAGCGTCCGGTATGCGGCTGTGCCAGAGGTTAATGTTAGCGCAGGAGGAGGGGCACTCGGATGCCGATGCAAAAGCACAGGCAGCGGGTGTGAAGATTATG CATTCggtggagaagaagaaaaag CCGGTGACTCAgaagcagcaaagaaaaacggtCGGTTCTCAGTTCCGGGAGAGTTTGACTCAGCTGATAACGACGCTCCACAACACGACACCACATTACGTGCGCTGTATTAAG CCAAACGATGACAAGGCACCGTTTAAATGGGAAGCACCAAAGATCGTACAACAGCTGCGAGCTTGCGGTGTGCTGGAAACGGTACGCATATCCGCCGCCGGTTTCCCATCACGCTGGAAGTATGAAGACTTCTACGAACGCTACCGGTTGCTCTGCAAGCGTTTGCAGATCGTCGACTGGCACGTGAAGGCTACCTGTACGAACATTGTGCGCAACTGGCTTCACGATCCGGACAAGTATCGGTTGGGAAACACGCAAATCTTTTTCCGCGCTGGTCAGGTTGCGTACCTGGAGCAGGTGCGAAGTGAAACcaggaaaaaacacataatcgTGGTGCAGTCGTTGATACGCCGGTTCATCTGCAGGAGGCGGTACATGCGGTTAAAACAGACTGCGCTTGGTTTGCAGCGACACGCTCGTGGCATGTTGGCTAGAAA acGCGCGGATAATTTGCGTAAAAACCGCGCTGCTATCATCATTCAACGCTACACACGCGGTTGGTTGCAGCGCAAAAAGTATCTGCAAATACGGAAAGCGGTTTTGGAACTTCAGACCCGTGCCCGTAGTTACATGGCGCGACGCAAGTTTCACGAGGTGCTGGATAACTATAAGGCAACACAGATACAGCGGTTTTGTCGTGGATATTTGGCCCGTCGTCGATACAGGGCACGGTTGGCAAATATCATCAAATGCCAGGCTGCTATACGGCGCTTCCTTGCGCGGCGTGCTTTCAAGAGGCTGAAGGCCGAAGCACGCACCGTGGCACACATTCAGAAGATGTACAAGGGTCTCGAAAACAAGATCATCGAGCTGCAGCAGCGACATGACGTACTGTCGAAGGAAAATGCCGctttgaagaagcaaaacgtTGAGGTTGTGGAGATGCGCCAGAAGCTGGAAGCCATGAAACGGTTGGAGAACGAACTTAAGCTATTACAGCTGCAGCTGGTCCAGAAAGATGAGAAACTGCTGCTTTCGATAAAACAGCTAGAAGGCGAGCGTGATGAAAAAATGCAACTGCTGGAAGAGAAGCAACGTGAAGAGGAGAATCGCCAACAGGAACGGGAAACGTTTGAGCAGGAGATTGCAAAAGTCCGCCGCGAGGTGACGGAGATTAGTGCGGTCACGCAGATCGAACGTGCCCGGTTAGTGTCGCAGGCGGACACGGAAGAGATACACGCGGCCTACCAGCGCACGGTGAAGGATAAGGATGCGCTAGAGAATGAGAATGTAGCCCTCCGGCAAGAAGTTCGTCGGCTGCAGCGCATTATGGCGGATTCGCATGAGCTGAAAACTCATTCACGTTCCGTCAGTAATGCGTCCAGCACGAACGAAGAGGATTATGGCTACACATCCGGACGGAACACGCTGGATATACGGCGTGCATCGCCTCATCCATATGAAGGTGATATCGGCAGTGGTCTCGCGACTGTCGCTAGTGGGGGAAGCCTTAGTCGGGGGACTCAGCGCAGCGGCAGTGGTTCTGTTAGTAGTAATTATAGCGTTAGTAGTACAATTGTCGCTAGTCATGGTGAGCGGAAGGATGAGAAGAGGCATCCTTTCATTGATTACGAACGGGTGTACCGAACACCACCCGATACAATCGGTATGCTGAAAG ATCCTTCTGATTCGACTGTAGGAGATTCGCCTGAAAAGGATCAAACGGCCATTATTTTACGCATGCGAAAGCTGTTCGAGGAAGAGAAATCCAAGAGCGATCAACTGCGCAAGGAGCTAGCCCGGCTAAAGAAATCTTCTACCTTCAGCACGGAAGACTCAATCCGCGCATCCGAACTGGAGGTGGAGAATGAAAAGCTGCGACAGGATTACAATTTACTGCGCAACAGCATCAAGCGTGGTGTTGAGTCGCGTGAAATGGACGCACAGTACGGTGCGCTACAAGAAGAGCTAAAGCGCCGCCGTGAAGAATGTATCTCCCTGAAGGCCGTCCTAGCACAGCAGAGTCAATCGTTGCGCTCGCTCGGTCAAACCACGAACGGTGAAACCAGCCTGCGGATACACGACGAAGGTGAACTGATGGAAGCGTTCCAGGCGCAAAAGCTGGTCAACCGTCAGCTCGAGTCGGAACTGCGCGCGATCACGGATGCAAACAACGAAACGCTTGTGGAGAACAATCGCATCATCGATGGGCTAAAGTCGGAGAATGGTGAACTGCAAACGATTCTACAGCAGCGCGTCGAGCAGGTAGGGGAAGAGGTCGATCTGGAAACTGTGCGACAAAACGAACAGTATCTACGGCACGAGCTGAAAAAATCGACCGCCGCCTATGTGGAGCTGCAGGAGCAACTGAATGAGCTGCTGGCGAAGAATACTGAGCTGCTcaagaaaaacaacatcttGTCGAATCGATTGCGCGATCATGGTTTGAACGATTCCATACTGATGAACGATGAGTTCCACAgtatggtggcggtggtgaagAAGCAAACACAATCGTCCCAGGGCATACTAAAGTATCGGCAGGAGGATGAGAGCAAGATCATGCAGCGGTTGGTAACCGATCTGAAGCCACGGGTGGCAGTAACACTTGCGCCAAGTTTACCCGCATACGTAGTGTTCATGTGCATCCGGTACACGGATCTAGTCAATATGGATCAGCTCGTAAGGTCGCTTTTGACGCGCTTTGTGCAGATGATAAAACGACTGTATCGTGGTGCGAACTCGGTCGAAGTACGCGTCATGTGGCTAGCGAATACGCTCAC CTTGCATAATCTAATGAAGCAGTTCGGTGGATACAAGGATTACATGAAATACAACACGGATGTGCAGAATGCGCagcagttgaaaaatttcgaCCTAGCCGAATATCGACAGGTAATCCACGAAACGATCGTCTCGATGCACGGCGTACTGATAAGACAGATACAGGAGAGCATTAAGCAGTACATTGTGCCGGCAATTTTACACCACGACGAAACGGCACGGGGCAAATCGCGTCGTACGATGTCGCTCGACATCTCACCGGAGCAGGGCCGTTCGGAGCCGGAATTGCTCGTACAGCAGCTAGACTGTCTGTACAACCATTTGAGCAGCTTCGGGCTGGAGGGATGCTACATTGAGCAGATATTTAAGCAGCTGATGTACTACATCTGTGCCGTGTCGGTTAATAATCTTATGGTGCGCGGTGATTTGTGCATGTGGAAGACGGGCATGAAGCTGCGGTATAATATGGGCTGTTTGGAGGGATGGGTGCGCACGATGAAAATGGATCCGGACGTAATGAAGCCATTCGTGCCGCTAAACCAGATCTCGTCCATACTGCAGGCACGCAAATCGGAGGAGGATGTGCCAACGCTACTAGAGCTCAGTACGGCCCTATCTACGGCACAGGTTTTGAAG ATCATAAAATCCTACAAGACGGATGATTGTGAAAACCAAATCAAGCCGGCATTCATTGAAAAGCTTACCAAACAGTTAAACCTTCGGTCCGAGCAAGCGGAATCGGATACGTACATGATGGCGGAAGACATCGTCAGCCCGCTGGTGGTATTGTTCAAATACACGGAAATGAATCTGGAAGACATCGATTTACCGCCCGAGCTGAATCTAGAAGGATTGGTTACCAAAATCTAA